The following proteins come from a genomic window of Candidatus Eisenbacteria bacterium:
- the mltG gene encoding endolytic transglycosylase MltG — protein MKRRHRIRRSLILGAIVGSVLISGILFFPASVTRVYETREVLIPRGASVETIAGILKADGLVKSPALFVLAARVLGYDRHLKAGRYTIPVGASIYRILRQLSSGMGKQDMVTVPEGLRSDEVARILAAQSKIDPSRFIALTRDSAFASALGIPADRLEGYLYPDTYPFYPLLTPEEVARVMVGRALRVFEEEMALPGAREGLTMHELVTLASIVEAEAVMPSERPRIAAVFYNRLRKGMMLQSDPTVSYALGIFRNRVYYNDLNVKSPYNTYRNRGLPPGPICSPGRAAFHAVLFPLPDSTELYFVARGDGTHIFTKSWAAHLAAIAHVRAVAKVESTPRLAGPLMQGPVFRAAPDSALPALRAEAVSAPAGRAGVLSAPAGRAAVVSAPAGRAAVVSAPQTPAKRAEVVSAPKKGTGAPSSAPSGATKRATTQKKAVTKK, from the coding sequence ATGAAGCGGCGCCACCGCATCCGCCGGAGCCTCATCTTGGGGGCGATCGTGGGGTCCGTGCTGATTTCGGGAATCCTCTTCTTCCCCGCCTCGGTCACCCGCGTGTACGAAACGCGCGAGGTCCTGATCCCCCGCGGCGCCAGCGTCGAGACGATCGCGGGGATCCTCAAGGCCGACGGTCTCGTGAAGAGCCCCGCGCTCTTCGTGCTCGCGGCGCGGGTCTTGGGCTACGACCGGCATCTCAAGGCGGGCCGCTATACGATTCCCGTGGGCGCGAGCATCTACCGAATCTTGCGCCAGCTCTCGAGCGGGATGGGAAAGCAGGACATGGTGACGGTCCCCGAGGGGCTGCGCAGCGACGAAGTGGCCCGCATTCTCGCGGCGCAGTCGAAGATCGATCCGTCCCGCTTCATCGCGCTCACGCGCGACTCGGCCTTCGCCAGCGCACTCGGTATACCCGCCGATCGGCTCGAGGGATACCTCTACCCGGATACGTATCCCTTCTATCCGCTTCTAACGCCCGAGGAGGTCGCCCGGGTGATGGTGGGGCGCGCGCTTCGCGTGTTCGAGGAGGAGATGGCGCTGCCAGGGGCGCGCGAAGGGCTCACCATGCATGAGCTCGTGACGCTGGCCTCCATCGTGGAGGCCGAGGCGGTGATGCCTTCCGAGCGCCCGCGCATCGCGGCCGTGTTCTACAACCGGCTGCGGAAGGGTATGATGTTGCAATCCGACCCGACGGTCTCCTATGCCCTCGGGATTTTCAGAAACCGGGTCTACTACAACGACCTCAACGTGAAGTCGCCGTACAACACGTACCGGAATCGAGGGCTCCCGCCGGGCCCGATTTGCAGCCCGGGCCGAGCGGCCTTTCACGCCGTGCTCTTTCCCCTGCCCGATTCGACCGAGCTCTATTTCGTGGCGCGCGGCGATGGAACCCACATCTTCACGAAGAGCTGGGCGGCTCATCTCGCCGCCATCGCGCACGTTCGCGCCGTGGCCAAGGTGGAATCGACGCCAAGGCTCGCCGGCCCGCTGATGCAGGGCCCGGTGTTTCGCGCGGCACCCGATTCGGCCCTGCCCGCGCTCCGCGCCGAAGCGGTGAGCGCGCCGGCGGGACGAGCGGGCGTCCTGAGCGCGCCGGCGGGGCGAGCGGCCGTCGTCAGCGCGCCGGCGGGGCGAGCGGCCGTCGTCAGCGCGCCTCAAACACCGGCCAAACGCGCTGAGGTTGTGAGCGCGCCCAAGAAGGGAACCGGCGCCCCCTCGTCGGCTCCGAGCGGCGCAACCAAGCGCGCTACGACCCAAAAGAAAGCGGTCACCAAGAAATGA
- the lspA gene encoding signal peptidase II, protein MSTRLGTFLACAAAVLVLDQATKTLASSRLLMGQPVPVLGQFLRLTLVHNSGAAFGLFPGSRLPFILVSVLAIAVVLYLFARDAYRSLANRVLLGCILGGALGNLVDRIRWGRVVDFIDVGLGALRWPVFNVADSAVTLGVILLAWNLARSGRTDPDLESPPGSDFARG, encoded by the coding sequence ATGAGCACCCGCCTCGGGACGTTCCTCGCGTGCGCGGCGGCGGTGCTGGTCCTTGATCAGGCGACCAAGACGCTGGCCTCGTCGCGCCTGCTCATGGGCCAACCGGTACCCGTGTTGGGACAGTTCCTCCGGCTCACGCTGGTTCACAACAGCGGAGCGGCGTTCGGCCTCTTTCCCGGGAGCCGGCTTCCGTTCATCCTGGTTTCCGTGCTCGCGATCGCCGTGGTGCTCTATCTCTTTGCGCGTGATGCGTATCGCAGCCTCGCGAACCGCGTGCTCCTCGGGTGTATCCTGGGCGGCGCGCTCGGTAACCTCGTGGATCGCATCCGTTGGGGGAGGGTCGTCGATTTCATCGACGTGGGGCTAGGCGCACTCCGATGGCCCGTGTTCAATGTCGCAGACTCAGCCGTCACCTTGGGAGTGATCCTGCTTGCCTGGAATCTCGCCCGATCCGGCCGCACCGACCCCGATCTCGAAAGTCCACCCGGTTCCGACTTCGCGCGCGGGTGA
- a CDS encoding DUF167 domain-containing protein has translation MRLKLRVTPKSRANEVAGVRADGALLVRVTTAPEDGRANEAVIRLLSETLGLPRGAIRLVGGASSREKWVELDGIDEAEVRRRLRT, from the coding sequence GTGAGGCTCAAGCTCAGGGTCACGCCGAAGAGCCGTGCGAATGAGGTCGCGGGCGTTCGGGCGGACGGGGCGCTCCTGGTTCGCGTGACAACCGCGCCGGAGGATGGCAGGGCCAACGAGGCGGTGATCCGGCTTCTGAGCGAGACGCTCGGGTTGCCGCGGGGCGCGATACGGCTCGTGGGAGGCGCCTCGTCCCGGGAGAAATGGGTCGAGTTGGATGGAATCGACGAGGCGGAAGTGAGACGCCGGCTGAGAACCTGA
- a CDS encoding isoleucine--tRNA ligase, producing MSVKSDMFIPVSTKLDLPQTEARILDFWRETKAFEESLKRREGSPAFIFYEGPPTANGLPGVHHVLSRMLKDIVCRYKSMCGFYVPRKGGWDTHGLPVEIAVERELGISGKEQIESFGIAKFNRLCRESVLRYETDWRRLTERIGYWLDMDHPYFTFDNTYMESVWWLLRKYWDGGLLYQGHKIVPYCPRCGTPLSSHEVSLGYEDVTEPSVTVKFALEDEPGAFILAWTTTPWTLPGNVALAVGPEIVYVRVRQTRDGREERYYLAKERLAQLEGTYTIEKEMKGRELAGRRYRPLFDFMNLAKETGKKAYYVCQADFVTTEDGTGVVHTAVMYGEDDYQLGLKLDLPQRHTVDPQGRFTAEVTPWAGRNVKDAEKDIRDWLKSHGLLYREEATTHSYPFCWRCDTALLYYAWKTWYLATTRYRDRMLEANRKVAWHPKDIGAHRFENWLENNVDWALSRNRYWGTPLPIWRCEGCGADRCVGSIAELKEGQGVPEPLDLHRPYVDQVTFRCAKCGGTARRVPEVIDVWFDSGSMPFAQWHYPFENAERFEGLYPADFISEGMDQTRGWFYTLMAIGVFATGQSPYKHVLVNELILDKEGKKMSKSRGNAVDPDLILNQRGADALRFYLISTSPPWTATRFDPEGVTEVTKKLLGTLKNTAQFFALYANIDGYDPGAKEKAATTLLDRWIVSRLHTLVSTCRDSLDAYDLTRGARALQEFVVEDLSNWYVRRSRRRFWKSGDRADKRAAYDTLFRCLETVARLSAPYTPFVSEELHQSLVRPARPGAPKSVHWCDYPEPDRSAIDEGLERAMETALRVVTLGRAARNASSLRVRQPLRRLAVAGLGARERARVEEISDLIRDELNVKEIVFPADRDEVLASTVKPNYPVLGKKAGAAMKELALKVQAAPPGEIRAAISGAGWNVEAAGQRFTLTSEDVSIQESSRAPWVAQADSTMAVAVDTTLDEELRAEGLVRELAHRVQTLRKSAEFDVTDRIRLHWELSPGLADACSRYERFIREEVLAEEVVPRMTGSGPFEEWTFDGERARVGIERVHKGG from the coding sequence GTGAGCGTGAAGTCCGACATGTTCATCCCGGTCTCGACCAAGCTCGACCTGCCCCAGACGGAAGCGCGGATTCTCGACTTTTGGCGCGAGACGAAGGCCTTCGAGGAGAGCCTGAAGCGCCGCGAGGGATCCCCCGCGTTCATCTTCTACGAGGGCCCGCCCACCGCCAACGGCCTCCCGGGCGTGCACCATGTGCTGTCCCGGATGTTGAAGGACATCGTCTGTCGCTACAAATCGATGTGCGGCTTCTACGTTCCTCGCAAGGGGGGCTGGGACACCCACGGGCTTCCGGTCGAGATCGCCGTCGAGCGGGAGCTCGGGATCAGCGGCAAGGAACAGATCGAGTCCTTCGGGATCGCGAAATTCAATCGCCTCTGTCGGGAAAGCGTCCTTCGCTACGAAACCGACTGGCGCCGGCTCACAGAGCGGATCGGCTACTGGCTCGACATGGACCATCCTTACTTCACCTTTGACAACACCTACATGGAGTCGGTGTGGTGGCTCCTGCGCAAGTACTGGGACGGCGGGCTCCTCTACCAGGGGCACAAGATCGTTCCCTATTGCCCGCGATGCGGCACGCCGTTGAGCAGCCACGAGGTGAGCCTGGGGTACGAGGATGTGACCGAGCCCTCCGTGACCGTGAAGTTCGCCCTCGAGGACGAGCCGGGGGCCTTCATCCTCGCGTGGACGACGACGCCCTGGACGCTCCCCGGGAACGTCGCGCTCGCGGTGGGCCCCGAGATCGTTTATGTGCGCGTGCGGCAGACGCGGGATGGACGCGAGGAGCGCTATTACCTCGCGAAGGAGAGGCTCGCCCAGCTCGAGGGAACGTACACGATCGAGAAGGAGATGAAGGGGCGCGAGCTCGCCGGACGGCGCTACCGGCCCCTGTTCGACTTCATGAACCTGGCGAAGGAGACCGGGAAGAAGGCCTACTACGTCTGTCAGGCGGATTTCGTCACGACCGAAGACGGGACGGGCGTCGTCCACACGGCCGTCATGTACGGCGAGGACGATTACCAGCTCGGGCTGAAGCTCGACCTTCCGCAGCGTCACACGGTCGATCCGCAGGGGCGCTTCACCGCGGAGGTCACGCCGTGGGCCGGGCGGAACGTGAAAGACGCGGAGAAAGACATCCGCGACTGGCTGAAGAGCCATGGCCTCCTCTATCGCGAGGAGGCGACGACGCACAGCTATCCCTTCTGCTGGCGGTGCGACACGGCGCTTCTCTATTACGCCTGGAAGACTTGGTACCTCGCCACGACCCGCTATCGCGACCGGATGCTCGAGGCGAATCGCAAAGTCGCCTGGCATCCCAAGGATATCGGCGCGCACCGGTTCGAGAACTGGCTCGAGAACAACGTGGACTGGGCGCTGTCCCGGAACCGGTACTGGGGCACGCCGCTGCCGATCTGGCGCTGCGAGGGCTGCGGGGCCGACCGCTGCGTCGGGAGCATCGCCGAGCTCAAGGAAGGGCAGGGGGTGCCCGAACCGCTGGATCTGCACCGTCCGTACGTCGATCAGGTTACGTTCCGCTGCGCCAAGTGCGGGGGAACGGCCCGGCGCGTGCCCGAAGTGATCGACGTGTGGTTCGACTCGGGCTCGATGCCCTTCGCGCAGTGGCACTATCCCTTCGAGAACGCGGAGCGCTTCGAGGGGCTTTACCCCGCCGACTTCATCTCGGAGGGCATGGATCAGACGCGAGGCTGGTTTTACACGCTCATGGCGATCGGAGTTTTCGCCACCGGCCAGTCGCCCTACAAACACGTGCTCGTGAACGAGCTCATCCTCGACAAGGAAGGCAAGAAGATGAGCAAGTCACGCGGCAACGCGGTCGATCCGGACCTTATTCTGAACCAACGCGGGGCGGACGCCCTCCGCTTTTACCTGATCAGCACGAGTCCGCCGTGGACCGCGACGCGGTTCGATCCGGAAGGGGTCACCGAAGTCACGAAGAAGCTTCTCGGAACGCTGAAGAACACAGCCCAGTTCTTCGCGCTCTACGCGAACATCGACGGCTACGATCCGGGCGCGAAGGAGAAGGCCGCGACGACCCTCCTCGATCGCTGGATCGTTTCGCGGCTCCACACGCTCGTCTCGACGTGCCGTGACTCGCTCGATGCCTACGATCTCACGCGCGGGGCGCGCGCCCTCCAGGAGTTCGTGGTCGAGGACCTTTCCAATTGGTACGTGCGCCGCTCGCGCCGTCGTTTCTGGAAATCGGGAGACCGGGCGGACAAGCGGGCCGCCTACGATACGCTCTTCCGATGCCTCGAAACGGTCGCGCGTTTGTCGGCGCCCTACACTCCCTTCGTTTCCGAGGAGCTTCACCAGAGCCTCGTGCGTCCCGCGCGCCCCGGCGCGCCGAAGAGCGTGCACTGGTGCGACTACCCGGAGCCCGACCGGTCCGCGATCGACGAGGGGCTCGAGCGGGCGATGGAGACGGCGCTCCGGGTCGTGACCCTCGGCCGGGCGGCGCGGAACGCCTCCTCGTTGCGGGTCCGCCAGCCCCTGAGGCGTCTTGCCGTGGCGGGGCTGGGCGCCCGCGAGCGGGCGCGGGTGGAGGAGATCTCCGACCTCATCCGCGACGAGCTCAACGTGAAAGAAATCGTGTTCCCGGCGGATCGCGACGAAGTTCTGGCATCCACCGTGAAACCGAATTATCCGGTGCTGGGTAAGAAGGCGGGAGCGGCGATGAAGGAGCTCGCGCTCAAGGTGCAAGCCGCGCCGCCCGGCGAGATCCGGGCGGCGATCTCCGGCGCGGGCTGGAACGTGGAAGCGGCGGGGCAACGATTCACGTTGACCTCGGAGGATGTCTCCATCCAGGAGTCCTCGCGCGCCCCGTGGGTCGCCCAGGCGGACTCCACCATGGCGGTCGCGGTGGATACGACCCTCGACGAGGAGCTACGCGCCGAGGGCCTTGTTCGGGAGTTGGCGCACCGGGTCCAAACGCTGCGCAAGAGCGCAGAGTTCGACGTCACGGATCGGATCCGCCTCCACTGGGAGCTGAGCCCCGGGCTGGCCGACGCGTGCTCGCGGTACGAACGGTTCATCAGGGAAGAAGTGCTGGCAGAGGAGGTCGTCCCCCGAATGACGGGAAGCGGCCCGTTTGAAGAGTGGACCTTTGACGGAGAGCGGGCCCGGGTCGGGATCGAGCGGGTCCACAAAGGAGGGTGA
- a CDS encoding RluA family pseudouridine synthase, with the protein MSKVHPVPTSRAGERLDRFLTEVERSLSRSAVQQLIEAGCVRVNGAPARASRRVKVGDRIEVTRPRRVPTRLLPEDIPLEAVYEDESLAVIAKPAGMVVHPAVGHRTGTLVHALLHRYGPLPSAAGLERAGIVHRIDKGTSGLLIVARTEGAHRELSRQIEARDVRRVYRALVWGRMPELEGRIEAPLARSARDRKKFAVVPRGGRFAATRYRVERTFDYLSELVLTLETGRTHQIRVHLAHLGHPVFGDPEYGGRRGPLLRLPPAQRAGAALLLSELDHQALHAERLAFRHPETGEPLEFTRPVPPDFAAVLRALACGS; encoded by the coding sequence ATCTCGAAAGTCCACCCGGTTCCGACTTCGCGCGCGGGTGAGCGCCTGGATCGTTTCCTGACCGAGGTCGAACGCTCGCTCTCTCGCTCCGCGGTGCAGCAGCTGATCGAGGCCGGATGCGTCCGCGTGAACGGCGCGCCGGCGCGCGCGAGCCGGCGGGTCAAGGTGGGGGACCGGATCGAGGTCACCCGCCCGCGCCGCGTGCCCACCCGGCTCCTGCCCGAAGACATTCCGCTCGAGGCCGTCTACGAAGATGAATCGCTGGCCGTGATCGCGAAGCCGGCCGGGATGGTCGTGCATCCCGCCGTGGGGCACCGCACGGGGACGCTCGTCCACGCGCTCCTCCACCGGTATGGACCGCTTCCGAGCGCCGCGGGCCTCGAGCGCGCGGGGATCGTGCACCGGATCGACAAGGGCACGTCGGGGCTCCTGATCGTCGCGCGCACCGAGGGCGCGCACCGCGAGCTGTCGCGGCAGATCGAGGCGCGCGACGTGCGGCGGGTCTACCGCGCGCTGGTATGGGGGCGCATGCCCGAGCTCGAAGGTCGCATCGAGGCTCCGCTCGCGCGAAGCGCGCGCGACCGGAAAAAGTTCGCGGTGGTCCCACGCGGGGGGCGTTTCGCGGCGACCCGATACCGCGTGGAACGGACGTTCGACTACCTTTCGGAGCTCGTGCTCACCCTCGAGACCGGCCGCACCCACCAAATTCGCGTCCACCTGGCGCATTTGGGGCATCCCGTTTTCGGCGATCCGGAGTACGGGGGGCGTCGTGGACCCCTGCTCAGGCTTCCTCCCGCGCAGCGCGCGGGCGCGGCGCTCCTCCTTTCCGAGCTGGATCATCAGGCGCTCCACGCGGAGCGGCTCGCGTTTCGCCATCCCGAGACCGGGGAACCCCTGGAGTTCACCCGTCCCGTGCCGCCCGACTTTGCGGCGGTGCTCCGGGCCCTCGCGTGCGGATCCTAG
- the ruvX gene encoding Holliday junction resolvase RuvX, which yields MRILGVDFGLRRLGIAVSDEGSTLARPLRVLHVDSVREAPAAVAAVAAEVGAESVVVGVPLGLEGEERRQEVRRVERFARALRKSSGLEVHLVDESLSTREAQEAAREKGRSPRDRDLHDQAAAFILQRWLDRPRRTKGATE from the coding sequence GTGCGGATCCTAGGCGTGGACTTCGGCTTGAGGCGGCTCGGGATCGCCGTGAGCGACGAAGGCTCGACCCTCGCGAGGCCGCTTCGCGTCCTGCACGTGGACTCGGTGCGGGAGGCCCCCGCCGCGGTAGCGGCGGTGGCCGCCGAGGTGGGCGCGGAATCGGTGGTCGTGGGTGTGCCCCTCGGGCTGGAAGGGGAGGAGCGGCGCCAGGAGGTACGGCGCGTGGAACGCTTCGCACGGGCCCTCCGGAAATCCTCCGGGCTGGAAGTTCATCTCGTGGATGAGAGCCTCAGCACGCGCGAGGCCCAGGAAGCGGCTCGGGAGAAAGGACGCTCCCCACGCGACCGCGATCTTCACGACCAGGCGGCCGCGTTCATCCTCCAGCGCTGGCTCGACCGCCCGCGCCGCACCAAGGGAGCGACGGAATGA
- a CDS encoding phage holin family protein has protein sequence MLLNAGVFLLLAKFLPGFHVSGWGSAILASLALGIVNATVGLVLTILTFPLILLTLGLFSFVVNAIVILLVAFLVPGLSINGFLPALIAAIVLSSMNMFWKAVTAPRGMD, from the coding sequence ATGCTGCTCAACGCCGGCGTGTTCCTCCTGCTTGCGAAGTTCCTTCCCGGCTTTCACGTCAGCGGCTGGGGATCGGCGATCCTCGCGTCGCTCGCGCTCGGAATCGTGAACGCCACGGTTGGCCTGGTCCTCACGATCCTGACCTTCCCGCTGATCTTATTGACGCTCGGGCTCTTCTCCTTCGTCGTCAACGCGATCGTGATCCTCCTTGTGGCGTTCCTCGTGCCCGGCTTGAGCATCAACGGGTTCTTGCCGGCCCTGATCGCCGCCATCGTGCTTTCGAGTATGAATATGTTCTGGAAAGCCGTGACCGCCCCACGGGGCATGGACTAG
- a CDS encoding TraR/DksA family transcriptional regulator produces the protein MLTKKDLKHFEERLLEERKKLLSQLGYLEKAMGQTQRDSSGDLSAYSFHMADMGTDAMEREKAFLFASAEGRQLMSVDEALRRLYRSEYGVCESCGKEIGKQRLDAMPQANLCVNCQEKQEKTSNAARG, from the coding sequence TTGCTTACCAAGAAGGATCTCAAACATTTCGAAGAGCGACTTCTGGAAGAGCGCAAGAAGCTCCTGAGCCAGCTCGGATATCTCGAGAAAGCCATGGGGCAGACGCAGAGAGACTCCTCCGGCGACCTGTCGGCCTACTCGTTTCACATGGCGGACATGGGGACCGATGCGATGGAGCGTGAAAAGGCGTTTCTCTTCGCGTCTGCGGAGGGGCGGCAGCTGATGAGCGTGGACGAGGCCCTGCGCCGGCTTTACCGCAGCGAGTACGGCGTTTGCGAATCGTGCGGGAAAGAGATCGGCAAGCAGAGACTCGACGCGATGCCGCAGGCAAACCTATGCGTGAACTGCCAGGAGAAACAAGAGAAGACATCCAACGCCGCGCGCGGATGA
- a CDS encoding YggS family pyridoxal phosphate-dependent enzyme, translated as MREDQLADRLDFLRERIAGACARSGRAPASVRLLPVTKGFPAETVRRAIALGLQDFGENRVQEAEEKITAVEPRPRWHLVGHLQSNKAKRAVQLFDVIHSIDSAVIAGEVSKRALQAARKIPCLVEVNTSGDRAKFGVAPERALDLIDVARRLEGLELRGLMTIGPLEGGPGGARRAFQRLARIRRDASGAGLLPADADLSMGMSDDFEIAIEEGATIVRLGTALFGPRPGAAGPGTATGAT; from the coding sequence ATGAGGGAAGACCAGCTCGCGGATCGCCTGGATTTCCTCAGGGAGCGGATCGCAGGGGCCTGCGCGCGATCGGGACGGGCCCCGGCCTCGGTCCGGCTGCTTCCGGTCACGAAGGGGTTCCCGGCCGAGACGGTGCGTCGCGCGATTGCACTCGGATTGCAAGATTTCGGCGAGAACCGGGTCCAGGAAGCCGAAGAGAAGATCACGGCCGTCGAGCCCCGTCCCCGGTGGCACTTGGTCGGGCATTTGCAGAGCAACAAGGCCAAGCGCGCGGTTCAGCTTTTCGACGTGATTCATTCGATCGATTCGGCCGTGATTGCCGGGGAGGTTTCCAAGAGGGCCCTCCAGGCGGCCCGCAAAATTCCTTGCCTCGTGGAGGTGAACACCTCCGGGGACCGGGCCAAATTCGGCGTGGCGCCGGAGCGCGCGCTGGATCTCATCGACGTCGCGCGCCGACTCGAAGGGTTGGAGCTTCGGGGTCTCATGACGATCGGACCTCTGGAAGGCGGCCCGGGAGGAGCGCGGCGGGCGTTTCAACGTTTGGCGCGGATCCGTCGCGATGCCTCCGGCGCGGGGCTTCTCCCGGCAGATGCCGATCTCTCGATGGGGATGTCGGATGATTTCGAGATCGCCATCGAAGAGGGAGCGACGATCGTCCGCCTGGGAACCGCGCTCTTCGGGCCTCGGCCCGGCGCCGCCGGTCCCGGGACCGCGACCGGAGCCACGTGA
- a CDS encoding purine-nucleoside phosphorylase: MSVVMNQAQGQLKAIEEAREFLAPKLGITPEVGIILGTGLGQFAGAMKPSTTIAYRDIPNFPIPSVESHAGELVSGRLGGQPTAVMNGRVHYYEGYPMRDVTFPVRVLRALGVRTLIITNAAGGMNPLYEAGDLVLAVDHINLMGDNPLLGANEDALGPRFPDMSEPYSRELIALALATAREEKIPLREGVFVGVAGPNLETRAEYRFLRWVGADLVGMSLVPETIVAVHAGMRVLALAVVTDTCFPDALEPVDVPKILATAAKAEPTLTRLVTRIIERMPRAAAVAR, translated from the coding sequence ATGAGCGTCGTGATGAATCAAGCCCAAGGCCAGCTCAAGGCGATCGAAGAGGCGCGGGAGTTTCTTGCGCCCAAGCTCGGGATCACCCCCGAGGTGGGAATCATCCTGGGAACCGGGCTCGGCCAGTTCGCCGGCGCCATGAAGCCCTCGACCACCATCGCCTATCGCGACATCCCCAACTTTCCCATTCCATCCGTCGAAAGCCACGCCGGGGAGCTGGTTTCAGGACGGCTCGGCGGGCAACCGACCGCGGTGATGAACGGACGCGTCCACTATTACGAGGGATATCCGATGCGCGACGTGACCTTCCCGGTCCGCGTCCTGCGTGCCCTCGGCGTGAGAACGCTCATCATCACGAACGCCGCGGGAGGCATGAACCCGCTCTACGAGGCCGGCGACCTCGTCCTGGCGGTGGATCACATCAATTTGATGGGCGACAACCCGCTCCTCGGAGCGAACGAGGACGCGCTCGGGCCAAGGTTCCCCGACATGTCCGAACCCTACAGCCGGGAGCTGATCGCGCTGGCGCTCGCGACGGCGCGGGAGGAGAAGATTCCCCTCCGGGAAGGCGTTTTCGTCGGGGTCGCGGGACCGAATCTGGAAACCCGCGCCGAATATCGATTCTTGCGCTGGGTGGGGGCCGATCTGGTTGGCATGTCGCTCGTGCCCGAGACGATCGTTGCGGTCCACGCCGGGATGCGGGTGCTCGCGCTCGCGGTGGTCACCGACACGTGCTTTCCCGACGCCCTCGAGCCGGTCGACGTGCCGAAGATTCTGGCCACGGCCGCGAAGGCTGAGCCCACGCTGACGCGCCTGGTCACACGCATCATCGAGCGGATGCCTCGGGCCGCGGCGGTCGCGCGGTGA
- a CDS encoding pyridoxal phosphate-dependent aminotransferase, which yields MPSRRLPEDFAPNEITQLLDRKRRSGERILDLTETNPTRVGLPGAGPEEFRALSDPRGTLYEPDPRGLLGAREALVRYYAGRGGSGTPAASLSADDLVLVASTSEAYAHLMRLLCDAGDEIVIPRPSYPLLGPLVALEDVRVESYRLAYHDRWQLDLESLEGAISPRTRAVLLVQPNNPTGSCLSLEEAARVESLCAERGIAIISDEVFGDFPWPPSSAPLPSMLGEREALTFVLGGLSKLCGMPQMKVAWIAAVGRGKGDALRGLEWIADLFLSVSTPAQVALPRLLEARHGFQRSVRERLTANLARLRALGNGGSGFRVLEAEGGWSAVLEAPAASGDFALEALRTRNVLVHPGHFYEIAREGSVVVSLLPEAAVFEEAVACLEGMA from the coding sequence ATGCCGTCGCGCCGTCTGCCCGAGGATTTCGCGCCCAACGAGATCACCCAACTTCTGGATAGAAAGCGCAGGTCGGGCGAGAGGATTCTCGATCTCACCGAGACGAACCCCACGCGGGTCGGCCTTCCCGGCGCAGGGCCGGAGGAGTTTCGGGCCTTGTCGGACCCCCGGGGAACGCTCTACGAACCGGATCCCCGCGGCCTCCTCGGGGCGCGTGAAGCGCTCGTGCGCTACTACGCGGGGCGTGGGGGGTCCGGCACGCCGGCCGCATCCCTGTCCGCGGACGATCTCGTGCTCGTCGCCAGCACGAGCGAGGCCTACGCGCACCTCATGCGCCTCCTCTGCGATGCCGGCGACGAGATCGTGATCCCGAGGCCCAGTTACCCGCTCCTCGGGCCGCTGGTGGCTTTGGAAGATGTCCGCGTCGAGAGCTACCGGCTTGCCTACCACGACCGGTGGCAGCTCGACCTCGAGTCCCTGGAAGGTGCGATCTCGCCGCGCACGCGGGCCGTCCTCCTCGTCCAGCCCAACAATCCGACCGGCTCCTGCCTCTCCCTCGAGGAGGCGGCGCGCGTGGAGTCGCTCTGCGCCGAGCGCGGGATCGCGATCATCTCGGACGAGGTGTTCGGGGACTTTCCGTGGCCTCCCTCGTCCGCGCCGCTCCCGTCCATGCTCGGCGAGCGAGAGGCCCTCACGTTCGTGTTGGGCGGCCTCTCGAAGCTCTGCGGGATGCCGCAGATGAAGGTGGCCTGGATCGCGGCCGTGGGTAGGGGCAAAGGCGACGCCCTGCGCGGACTCGAGTGGATCGCGGACTTGTTTCTCTCGGTTTCCACGCCGGCGCAAGTCGCGTTGCCGAGGCTTCTCGAGGCGAGGCACGGCTTTCAGAGGAGCGTCCGGGAGCGGCTGACGGCCAACTTGGCCCGGCTGCGCGCCCTCGGGAATGGTGGGTCCGGATTTCGTGTCCTGGAGGCGGAGGGAGGATGGAGCGCGGTGCTCGAAGCGCCGGCGGCGTCGGGTGATTTCGCGCTCGAGGCGCTACGGACGCGCAATGTCCTGGTTCATCCGGGGCACTTCTACGAGATCGCCCGGGAGGGCTCGGTGGTCGTAAGCCTCCTGCCTGAAGCCGCGGTCTTCGAGGAGGCGGTCGCGTGCCTCGAGGGCATGGCGTGA